One stretch of Microbacterium terrae DNA includes these proteins:
- the dxs gene encoding 1-deoxy-D-xylulose-5-phosphate synthase gives MSLLPSISGPRDLDGLTIEELEQLAAEIREFLVENVARTGGHLGPNLGVVELTIALHRVFDSPSDPFVFDTGHQSYVHKLLTGRQDFSNLRSRGGLAGYPQRSESPHDVVESSHASSSLSWADGISRALIRTGRKDRHVVAVVGDGSLTGGMTWEALNNISDDNDRNLVIVVNDNGRSYAPTIGGMARYLNRVRTADSYRTLHRGSDDLFRRLGPAARAVYRGIRGGTHGFLSRFTNNVALYSNLDIKYLGPVDGHDLPTLIETLELAKEYGAPVIVHAITEKGRGYQPALDDEADQFHAVGKIDPATGKTVGTASSAVAWTDVFADELVAVGEDREDVIAMTAAMLRPTGLLPFAQRFPDRVYDVGIAEQHAVASAAGLAFGGLHPVLAIYATFMNRAFDQVLMDVALHRAGVTFVLDRAGVTGPDGPSHHGIWDLAMLQIVPHIRIAVPRDGTRLREQLREAVAVTDAPTVIRFPKGSVSDELPAIERLPDGVEVLSRAGAQDVLIVGIGSMAHLAMDVAERLRAQGIGATVIDPRWVIPVQTSVVELAAAHRLVITIEDGIRVGGIGTRVRQVLREAGVDTAVDELGVPDEFIDHATREQILEDAGLTPAKIAQDIVAQVLGTRIPIARGAQTTEIPIEHASSDPR, from the coding sequence ATGTCGTTGCTTCCATCCATCTCCGGGCCCCGTGACCTCGACGGGCTGACCATCGAAGAGCTCGAGCAGCTCGCGGCGGAGATCCGCGAGTTCCTCGTCGAGAACGTCGCCCGTACGGGCGGGCACCTCGGCCCGAACCTCGGCGTCGTCGAACTCACCATCGCCCTTCACCGCGTGTTCGACTCGCCGTCCGATCCCTTCGTGTTCGACACCGGGCACCAGTCGTACGTGCACAAGCTGCTCACCGGGCGGCAGGACTTCTCGAACCTCCGCTCCCGCGGCGGACTCGCCGGCTACCCGCAGCGCTCCGAGAGCCCCCACGACGTCGTGGAGTCATCCCACGCGTCGAGTTCGCTGAGCTGGGCCGACGGCATCTCGCGCGCCCTCATCCGCACGGGCCGCAAAGACCGCCACGTGGTCGCGGTGGTCGGCGACGGGTCGCTCACGGGCGGCATGACGTGGGAGGCGCTCAACAACATCTCCGACGACAACGACCGCAACCTCGTCATCGTCGTCAACGACAACGGCCGCTCGTACGCGCCGACCATCGGAGGCATGGCGCGCTACCTCAACCGCGTGCGCACCGCCGACTCGTACCGCACCCTGCACCGCGGCTCGGACGACCTCTTCCGCCGGCTCGGCCCGGCCGCTCGCGCGGTGTACCGCGGCATCCGCGGCGGGACGCACGGCTTCCTCTCGCGCTTCACGAACAACGTCGCACTGTATTCGAACCTCGACATCAAGTACCTGGGCCCGGTCGACGGCCACGACCTGCCCACGCTCATCGAGACGCTCGAGCTCGCGAAGGAGTACGGCGCGCCGGTCATCGTGCACGCGATCACCGAGAAGGGTCGCGGCTACCAGCCGGCGCTCGATGACGAGGCGGACCAGTTCCACGCGGTCGGCAAGATCGATCCGGCGACCGGCAAGACGGTCGGCACGGCGTCGTCGGCGGTGGCGTGGACGGATGTCTTCGCCGACGAGCTCGTCGCGGTGGGCGAAGACCGCGAAGACGTCATCGCCATGACGGCGGCGATGCTGCGGCCCACGGGCCTCCTGCCCTTCGCGCAGCGGTTCCCCGACCGCGTCTACGACGTCGGCATCGCCGAGCAGCACGCGGTGGCGTCGGCGGCCGGCCTGGCGTTCGGGGGGCTGCATCCCGTGCTCGCCATCTACGCCACGTTCATGAACCGCGCCTTCGACCAGGTGCTGATGGACGTCGCGCTCCATCGCGCCGGCGTGACGTTCGTGCTCGACCGTGCCGGTGTCACCGGCCCCGACGGGCCGAGCCACCACGGCATCTGGGACCTGGCGATGCTGCAGATCGTGCCGCACATCCGCATCGCGGTGCCGCGCGACGGCACGCGGCTGCGGGAGCAGCTGCGCGAAGCGGTAGCGGTGACGGATGCGCCGACCGTGATCCGCTTCCCGAAGGGGAGCGTGAGCGACGAGCTCCCCGCGATCGAGCGGCTGCCCGACGGGGTGGAGGTGCTTTCACGGGCCGGGGCGCAGGACGTCCTCATCGTCGGCATCGGCTCGATGGCGCACCTGGCGATGGATGTCGCCGAGCGGCTGCGCGCGCAGGGCATCGGCGCGACGGTCATCGATCCCCGCTGGGTCATCCCCGTGCAGACGTCGGTCGTGGAGCTCGCCGCCGCGCATCGCCTCGTGATCACCATCGAAGACGGCATCCGCGTCGGCGGCATCGGCACGCGTGTGCGTCAGGTGCTGCGCGAGGCAGGAGTCGACACGGCGGTGGACGAGCTCGGCGTGCCCGACGAGTTCATCGACCACGCGACGCGCGAGCAGATCCTGGAGGATGCCGGGCTCACCCCGGCGAAGATCGCGCAGGACATCGTCGCGCAGGTGCTCGGCACCCGCATCCCGATCGCCCGTGGCGCCCAGACGACCGAGATCCCCATCGAACACGCGTCGTCGGATCCCCGCTGA
- a CDS encoding DUF3159 domain-containing protein, protein MSDERPGDQAAPDAPVPDGTEQQPGSASEVLGAALGGAARRAGLDPAKQSSTGHVVWAAMGGWRGLLESILPGLIFIVAYTVTIDPATGDGDLWLALALSVGTAAVFTIARLVARQPVTAAVGGLVAAVVAAGFAAFTGEASNNFIPGFVTNVLYGSAFLISALVGWSLIGLAVGFLMGEGTAWRQDKRKRRVFFWLAIAWASLFAARLIVQLPLYFADNVTALGTLKLVMGIPLFAPMVAVTWLAVRALYPPDPK, encoded by the coding sequence GTGAGCGACGAGCGACCCGGCGACCAGGCCGCACCCGACGCTCCTGTTCCGGACGGGACGGAGCAGCAGCCGGGTTCGGCCTCCGAGGTCCTCGGTGCGGCGCTCGGCGGTGCCGCCCGTCGTGCGGGTCTGGATCCCGCGAAACAGAGCAGCACCGGGCACGTCGTCTGGGCCGCGATGGGCGGCTGGCGCGGACTGCTCGAGTCGATCCTGCCGGGCCTGATCTTCATCGTCGCCTACACGGTGACGATCGATCCGGCGACCGGCGACGGCGACCTCTGGCTCGCGCTCGCCCTCTCCGTGGGCACCGCGGCGGTCTTCACGATCGCCCGCCTCGTCGCCCGCCAACCGGTGACGGCGGCAGTCGGCGGACTCGTCGCCGCCGTCGTCGCCGCCGGGTTCGCGGCATTCACGGGGGAGGCCAGCAACAACTTCATCCCCGGGTTCGTGACGAACGTGCTGTACGGCTCGGCCTTCCTGATCTCGGCGCTCGTCGGCTGGTCGCTGATCGGCCTCGCCGTTGGATTCCTCATGGGCGAGGGCACCGCCTGGCGGCAGGACAAGCGCAAGCGCCGCGTGTTCTTCTGGCTCGCGATCGCCTGGGCGTCGCTGTTCGCGGCACGCCTGATCGTGCAGCTCCCGCTGTACTTCGCCGACAACGTCACGGCGCTCGGAACGCTCAAGCTCGTGATGGGCATCCCGCTGTTCGCGCCGATGGTGGCGGTCACATGGCTCGCCGTGCGGGCGCTCTATCCGCCCGATCCGAAGTGA
- a CDS encoding aconitate hydratase, which yields MSTVDSFGAKSTLTVGSTDYEIFRVDTVAGYEKLPFSLKVLLENLLRTEDGANVTKAQIEALGSWDPAAEPDTEIQFTPARVVMQDFTGVPCIVDLATMREAVTALGGDPSRINPLSPAEMVIDHSVIADLFGSENALERNVEIEYERNGERYQFLRWGQTAFDDFKVVPPGTGIVHQVNIEHLAKVIYDRSVDGVLRAYPDTCVGTDSHTTMVNGLGVLGWGVGGIEAEAAMLGQPVSMLIPRVVGFKLSGAIPAGVTATDVVLTITDMLRKHGVVGKFVEFYGEGVASVPLANRATIGNMSPEFGSTAAMFPIDDVTLDYLRLTGRDEQTVALVEAYAKEQALWHDPARELAFSEYMELDLSTVVPSIAGPKRPQDRILLSESKAQFNIDLTNYADSDHDLVDLTVAESFPASDPPGFTPEDEHSHHEHHHHSHAPATASKPTPVTTAAGDAFTLNHGSVALAAITSCTNTSNPSVMIAAGVLARKALEKGLKTKPWVKTTLGPGSKVVTDYYEKSGLDKSLEGLGFYTVGYGCTICIGNSGPLIEEVSAAINENDLAVTAVLSGNRNFEGRISPDVKMNYLASPPLVVAYALAGSMNFDFEVDPLGTDADGNDVFLKDIWPAPDEVQEIIDASISREQFIKQYATVFDGDDRWRNLPTPTGPIFEWDTDSTYVRKAPYFDGMTMELTPVGDITGARVMATLGDSVTTDHISPAGNIKAGTPAAQYLTEHGVAQKDFNSYGSRRGNHEVMIRGTFANIRLKNLLVSAVNDGAVVEGGFTRDFTQEGGPQSYIYDASQNYQAAGVPLVIFGGKEYGSGSSRDWAAKGTSLLGVKAVITESFERIHRSNLIGMGVVPLQFPAGESWESLGLDGTEIVSIVGLEQLNEGVTPKTVTVTAAPSEFSPEGKQPVTFEAVVRIDTPGEADYYRNGGILQYVLRSLV from the coding sequence GTGTCCACGGTTGACAGCTTCGGTGCAAAGAGCACCCTGACGGTCGGCAGCACCGACTACGAGATCTTCCGCGTCGACACCGTCGCCGGGTACGAGAAGCTCCCGTTCAGCCTCAAGGTGCTGCTCGAGAACCTTCTGCGCACCGAGGACGGCGCGAACGTCACGAAGGCGCAGATCGAGGCCCTCGGCTCGTGGGATCCCGCGGCCGAGCCCGACACCGAGATCCAGTTCACGCCGGCCCGCGTGGTGATGCAGGACTTCACCGGCGTGCCCTGCATCGTCGACCTCGCCACCATGCGCGAGGCGGTCACCGCCCTCGGCGGCGACCCGTCGCGGATCAACCCGCTCTCGCCGGCCGAGATGGTCATCGACCACTCCGTCATCGCCGATCTGTTCGGCTCCGAGAACGCGCTCGAGCGCAACGTCGAGATCGAGTACGAGCGCAACGGCGAGCGGTACCAGTTCCTGCGCTGGGGCCAGACCGCGTTCGACGACTTCAAGGTCGTCCCGCCGGGCACCGGCATCGTGCACCAGGTGAACATCGAGCACCTGGCCAAGGTCATCTACGACCGCTCCGTCGACGGCGTGCTCCGGGCGTACCCCGACACCTGCGTCGGCACCGACTCGCACACCACCATGGTCAACGGCCTCGGCGTGCTCGGCTGGGGCGTCGGCGGCATCGAGGCCGAGGCCGCGATGCTCGGCCAGCCCGTGTCGATGCTCATCCCACGCGTCGTCGGGTTCAAGCTCTCGGGCGCGATCCCCGCCGGCGTGACCGCGACCGACGTCGTGCTCACCATCACCGACATGCTCCGCAAGCACGGCGTCGTCGGCAAGTTCGTCGAGTTCTACGGCGAGGGCGTCGCCTCGGTGCCGCTGGCGAACCGCGCGACGATCGGCAACATGAGCCCGGAGTTCGGCTCGACCGCCGCCATGTTCCCCATCGACGACGTGACGCTGGACTACCTGCGCCTCACCGGCCGCGACGAGCAGACCGTCGCCCTCGTCGAGGCGTACGCCAAGGAGCAGGCGCTCTGGCACGACCCCGCCCGCGAACTCGCTTTCAGCGAGTACATGGAGCTCGACCTGTCGACGGTCGTGCCCTCGATCGCCGGACCGAAGCGTCCGCAGGACCGCATCCTGCTCTCGGAGTCGAAGGCGCAGTTCAACATCGACCTGACGAACTACGCCGACAGCGACCACGACCTGGTCGATCTCACGGTCGCCGAGTCGTTCCCGGCATCCGACCCGCCCGGGTTCACCCCCGAGGACGAGCACAGCCACCACGAGCACCACCACCACTCCCACGCGCCTGCCACGGCGTCCAAGCCCACGCCCGTCACGACCGCGGCCGGCGATGCGTTCACGCTCAACCACGGCTCCGTCGCCCTCGCGGCGATCACCTCGTGCACGAACACGTCGAACCCGTCGGTCATGATCGCCGCCGGCGTGCTCGCACGCAAGGCCCTCGAGAAGGGTCTCAAGACGAAGCCCTGGGTCAAGACCACCCTCGGCCCGGGCTCGAAGGTCGTCACCGACTACTACGAGAAGTCGGGCCTCGACAAGTCGCTCGAGGGCCTCGGCTTCTACACCGTGGGCTACGGCTGCACGATCTGCATCGGCAACTCCGGCCCGCTGATCGAAGAGGTCTCGGCTGCCATCAACGAGAACGACCTGGCCGTCACGGCGGTCCTCTCGGGCAACCGCAACTTCGAGGGCCGCATCAGCCCCGACGTGAAGATGAACTACCTGGCCTCGCCGCCGCTCGTGGTCGCCTACGCGCTGGCCGGCTCGATGAACTTCGACTTCGAGGTCGACCCGCTCGGCACCGACGCGGACGGCAACGACGTCTTCCTCAAGGACATCTGGCCCGCGCCCGACGAGGTGCAGGAGATCATCGACGCCTCGATCTCGCGCGAGCAGTTCATCAAGCAGTACGCGACCGTGTTCGACGGCGACGACCGCTGGCGCAACCTCCCCACCCCGACGGGCCCCATCTTCGAGTGGGACACCGACTCGACCTACGTGCGCAAGGCGCCGTACTTCGACGGCATGACGATGGAGCTGACTCCGGTCGGCGACATCACCGGCGCTCGCGTGATGGCGACCCTCGGCGACTCGGTCACGACCGACCACATCTCGCCGGCGGGCAACATCAAGGCGGGCACCCCCGCCGCCCAGTACCTCACCGAGCACGGCGTGGCGCAGAAGGACTTCAACTCGTACGGCTCGCGCCGCGGCAACCACGAGGTGATGATCCGCGGCACGTTCGCGAACATCCGCCTGAAGAACCTCCTCGTCAGCGCCGTGAACGACGGCGCGGTCGTCGAGGGCGGGTTCACCCGCGACTTCACGCAGGAGGGCGGCCCGCAGTCGTACATCTACGACGCGAGCCAGAACTACCAGGCCGCGGGCGTGCCGCTCGTGATCTTCGGCGGCAAGGAGTACGGCTCGGGCTCGTCGCGCGACTGGGCGGCCAAGGGCACCAGCCTGCTGGGCGTCAAGGCGGTCATCACCGAGAGCTTCGAGCGCATCCACCGCTCGAACCTGATCGGCATGGGCGTCGTTCCGCTCCAGTTCCCCGCGGGGGAGAGCTGGGAGTCGCTGGGCCTCGACGGCACCGAGATCGTCTCGATCGTCGGCCTCGAGCAGCTCAACGAAGGCGTCACGCCCAAGACCGTCACCGTCACCGCCGCCCCCAGCGAGTTCTCGCCCGAGGGCAAGCAGCCGGTCACGTTCGAAGCAGTCGTGCGCATCGACACGCCCGGTGAGGCCGACTACTACCGCAACGGCGGCATCCTGCAGTACGTGCTGCGTTCGCTCGTCTGA
- a CDS encoding DUF3710 domain-containing protein — protein sequence MTDPTPAASAPKVAPADRAEAGPFDEAEANPVRPYIDLGGVKILPREGLNLRLEVEEQTKRIVAVGLDYAGSTLQVQAFAAPRTAGLWEETRDQIRAQVRQQGGRVEEREGPLGPELLAEVPVVAGPEGTAGKRLARFVGVDGPRWFLRGVIGGAATADVDAAAKVEDLFRSIVVVRGGTPMPPRDLIPLRMPATPGSA from the coding sequence ATGACTGACCCCACTCCCGCCGCCTCGGCGCCGAAGGTCGCCCCCGCCGACCGTGCCGAAGCCGGCCCGTTCGACGAGGCGGAGGCGAACCCCGTCCGTCCGTACATCGACCTCGGCGGCGTGAAGATCCTCCCGCGCGAGGGGCTCAACCTGCGCCTCGAAGTCGAGGAGCAGACCAAGCGCATCGTCGCCGTCGGGCTCGACTACGCCGGCTCGACGCTCCAGGTGCAGGCGTTCGCCGCGCCGCGGACCGCCGGCCTGTGGGAGGAGACGCGCGACCAGATCCGCGCGCAGGTCCGCCAGCAGGGCGGTCGCGTGGAGGAGCGCGAAGGCCCGCTCGGGCCCGAGCTGCTCGCCGAGGTGCCGGTCGTCGCCGGGCCGGAGGGCACGGCCGGGAAGCGACTCGCGCGGTTCGTGGGCGTCGACGGCCCCCGCTGGTTCCTGCGCGGTGTGATCGGCGGCGCGGCCACGGCCGACGTCGATGCGGCAGCCAAGGTGGAGGACCTCTTCCGCTCGATCGTCGTGGTGCGCGGCGGTACGCCGATGCCGCCCCGAGACCTCATCCCGCTGCGGATGCCCGCGACGCCGGGCTCGGCGTGA